The following coding sequences are from one Archocentrus centrarchus isolate MPI-CPG fArcCen1 chromosome 4, fArcCen1, whole genome shotgun sequence window:
- the s100p gene encoding calcium-activated potassium channel subunit beta-2, which translates to MLGDDCSDSLAADFYLTPPSEIRWVSTSGSNSGLQLEHSSDRMFLWAGSKATNGRTDRRSIYQKIREYEVLDRRKTVTALRAGEDRAILLGLSMVLFSIMMYFVVGITILRSYSDSVWTDETSCTVVNSTVVWDVNCSYSCGTECWKSSRYPCLQVYVSLNSSGRVVRLFHNEETQDNNPECFYIPNCRKDHAAMHALVQNISERLRSQRVLQCFVDPTDRTDSAILTQIYSQVAVFHSLFWPTCTLIGGSIIIAMVKLTQYLSIMCDRLSRIQR; encoded by the exons ATGTTAGGGGACGACTGCTCCGACAGTCTGGCCGCTGACTTTTACCTGACACCGCCGTCAGAAATCAG GTGGGTCAGCACCTCCGGTAGCAACAGTGGACTACAGTTAGAGCATTCctcagacaggatgtttctgtgGGCAGGAAGTAAAGCAACAAATGGAAGAACTGACCGCAg ATCCATCTACCAGAAGATTCGTGAGTATGAGGTCCTGGACAGGAGGAAGACAGTGACGGCTCTAAGGGCCGGAGAGGACAGAGCCATCCTGCTGGGTCTCAGCATGGTCTTATTCTCCATCATGATGTACTTTGTTGTGGGAATCACCATCCTGCGCTCTTATTCTGACAG cgtgtggactgatgagacgaGCTGCACCGTTGTGAACTCCACTGTAGTGTGGGATGTGAACTGCTCATACAGCTGTGGGACAGAGTGCTGGAAGAGTTCTCGCTACCCCTGCCTGCAGGTGTATGTCAGCCTTAACTCCTCAGGGAGGGTGGTGCGACTGTTCCACAACGAGGAGACGCAGGACAACAATCCTGAG TGCTTCTACATCCCAAACTGCCGTAAGGACCATGCAGCCATGCACGCCTTGGTTCAGAACATCTCTGAGCGTCTTAGGTCTCAGCGCGTACTTCAGTGTTTCGTGGACCCCACAGACAGAACAGACAGCGCCATCCTGACGCAGATCTACAGCCAGGTCGCCGTCTTCCACTCCCTCTTCTGGCCCACCTGCACTTTGATTGGAGGAAGCATCATCATTGCCATGGTGAAGCTGACACAGTACCTGTCCATCATGTGCGACAGACTGAGCCGCATCCAGAGGTGA